A segment of the Allosaccharopolyspora coralli genome:
GTGCTCCCCGCTCCCGCGAAACGGTCCTGTAGCCAGTTGACGCTGCGCGGGAACGCGGCGACGAGACCGCCGACGTGGGTCGGACCGAGATTGGGCGCGAACTGGACGTCCGCTCCGCGGGCACACCAGTCCGCGGCAAGGGTTTCGCCCTGGTCGAACGGAATGATGTCGTCGAGTTTGCTGTGCGTGAGCAGCACCGGCGTCTCGGGCGTGCGGTTGCCGATGCGCTGCTCGGCGACGATGTCGCGGAACGGCGCTTCGTCCAGATAGTCGGTGATCGGCCGTCCGTCGGCGGTCACGGACTCCGACTGCACGAACGGATACCCGACGGCGTCCTCGACGCAACCGTCTTTCAGTTCCGCCGCGTACTGACGGCCCTCGTCGTTGAGATACCGATCGAGGTCGAGGTCGTAGCCCTCGGCGAGGCCGACGACGGCGAAGCCGAGCAGTCCGGCGTACGGTCCGCCGTCGAGGTGGTGGGCCACGTTCCCGAGCTCGGCGGGCACGGCCCCGGCGACCACTCCTTCGATGTCGAGCTCCGGGGCGTAGGTCGCGGCGAGCTCGGCTGCGGCGGCCGTCGCACCCCCTCCCTGGGAGTAGCCGTAGAGCCCCACCGGCCCGTCGTCGGGCACGCCCGCCTCCGGAAGACGCTGCGCCGCGCGGACCATGTCGAGTACGGCGTTGCCGGTGACTTCCCGGTTGACGTAGGTGTGCACATCCGGGGTGCCGAGGCCGTCGTAGTCGGTGATCGCGACCGTGTATCCCTTGGCCAGCAGGGCCCGGATCGTGACGCCTTCGTACTCGGTGCCTGCTGCCAGGCGGATCGAGGGGGCGCAGCGGTCGGCGAGGCCTTGGGTTCCGGGCGCCAAGCCGACGACAGGACGTTCCCCGGCACCGGTCCACTCACCGTGCGGCGTGATCACGGTGCCGGTCACGGCGATCGGCGCACCCGTGCGGTCGGTCGACTTGTACATCACGCGCTGCACGTTCGCGTCGACTTCGACCGTCTTGAGGGGATCGAGGAAGAACTCCGAAGGCTCGGCACGAACGACGTCACCGTCGGCGACGGGCAGTTCAGCGGGTGGTTCGTAGAACGGCGGCCGCTCTGCGGCCGACGCGCCCGAAGGGGCGCCGGTGGCGAACACCGCCCCTATCGCTACGGCCAGCAAGGTGATCCCCACGCGGCGGGGCGGCGAAACGCGCATCAGTGCCTCCGGGCGAGCCCGGGCCGGCCATCTGGTGACCGGCCCGGGAGGTGATCACGGCTTGAGGATCCGGTCGGTCAGCTGCGGCAGGAGCGGTGCCTGCTCGTCGTAGGGAACGGCCGGATCCGCAGGCGCCTGGTCGATGTTTCCGCAGTTGGGCGAGGTTTCCTCGCCTGCGAGGCGATCGTCGATCCACTGGAACGCCCGGGGGAAGTTCGCGACCGCTCCGCCGACGTGGGTCGGGGCGAGGTTGGGCGCGAACTGCACGTCGGCGCCTTGAGCACACCAGTCCGCGGCCAGCGTCTTGGTCTGCTCGAACGGGATCACGTCGTCCAGCAGGCTCTGGGTGAGCAGCACCGGGACCTCCGGCTTACCGTTCCCGATCCGCTGCTCAGCCACGGCGTCCTTGAACGGCGCTTCGTCGAGGGAGTCGGTGAGCGGCCTGCCGTCCTCGGTCAGGTCCGCTGAGCGGGTGAACGCGAAGTTCGGCACCGCGTCGAGCAAGCAGGAGTCTTCGATTTCCTGCCGGTACTGCTCGCCCTCCTCGTTGAGGACCGGTTCGAGGTCGAGGTCGTAACCCGACGCCAGCCCCGACAGCGCGTAGCCGAGGAACGCCGCGTAGAGGCCGCCGTCGAGGTTCTCGGCGACCCCGCCGAGTTCGGCGGGCACGGCACCGCCCGCGACGCCTCTGAGATCGAGTTCCGGCGCGTAGGCCGGGGCCAGCTCCGCCGCCGAGGAGACTCCGCCGCCGCCTTGGGAGTAGCCGTAGAGCACCACGGGACCGTTGTCCGGCAGGGTGGACTCGGGCAGGTTCTGCGCCGCACGCACCGAGTCGAGCACGGCGTTGCCGGTGACCTCGCGATTGACGTAGGTGTGCACACCCGGAGTGCCGAGACCTTCGTAGTCGGTCAGGGCGACCGCGTAGCCCTTGGAGAGCATGGCCTTGATGAAGAAGCCCTCGTACTCGGTGCCGTTGGCAAGCTGCCGCGACGGGGCGCAGCGGTCGGCCATTCCCTGGGTGCCCGCCGAGAAGCCGACGACCGGGCGTTCCCCGTCACCGGTCCACTCACCGTTCGGAGTGATCACCGTTCCGGTCACCGCGATCGGCTCACCGCCACGTCCCGAGGACTTGTACATCATCCGCTGGACGTTCGCGTCGACCGGAACGGTCTTCAGCGGGTCGAGGAAGTACTCCGAGGGCTCGGACCGCACGATGTCGCCGTTCTCGGCAGGCAGCTCCGCCGGAGGCTCGTAGAACGGAGGCCGTTCCAAGGCGGGCGCGGCGGATGCCGTCGCGACGGTGAACGACGCGCCGATGGCGGCGGTCAACAGCGTCACGCCGACGCGACGGAACGGGCCAGTCTGCACGGGGCTCTCCTCAAGGCGAACGGTGTTTACCTACGATGCGGTAGGTTCCGAGGTCTCACGGTGACTCGATGCACATCGTGCCCGCAATCACATAGGCTACCCGGAAGTAACTTCGCAACCGGTTCGTAACCGAATATCCACTGTTCGTACTCGCACCACCACGTGAGGTCACCGAAAATTGGGGCGCGCGCGATTCATCGGGCGCGGTACGTTCCTGCCATGCCAGCCGAGATCAACTCGCTCCCGGCGCCGATGACCGCCGATGACCTCGACCGTGCCGTGCGGCTCGCTGTGGCAGTTCTGCAGAAGGCGCCCGCCGACGCATGGACCACCAAGGCCGGCTCACTGGAGTGGGACTGCTGGGAGACCGTCGAGCACCTCAGCGACGACCTCTTCGCCTACGCCGCGAAACTGGGTCCCCCACAACCGCCTTTGGACAGCGAACTGGCCTTCGTGGCCGAGAGCCGACGCCCGGGCGGACCCGCAAACACCATTCACGCGAACCGTGAAGCCGGCCCGGTCGGCTTGTTGCAGGTGTTGGAAGCCAGCGGAGCGCTGTTGGCCGCGATGGTCCGCACGACTCACCCGCACACTCTCGCCCACCACGTCTTCGGAGCCTCGGATCCCGAAGGATTCGCCGCGATGGGGATCGTCGAGACCCTCGTGCACACCCACGACCTTGCAGCAGGACTCGGACTCACCTGGGACCCACCTGCCGACCTGTGTGCGCGAGCACTCGCCCGACTGTTCCCGGACGCACCGGAGACCGCGGATCCGTGGCCAGCCCTGCTGTGGGCCACCGGACGCACCGAACTACCCGGGCGCCCGCAGCTGACCACCTGGCGCTGGTACGGCGAACCCCGGACGTGAGGACTGAAGCGCCGGAGCTCAGCTTTCGGCGGCGAGCTGGCCGCACGCGGCGGCGATCTCCTGACCACGGGTGTCCCGGACGGTGCAGGGAACGCCCGCGTCGCGGACGCGACGGACGAACTCCCGTTCCACCGGCTTCGGGCTCGCGTCCCACTTGCTGCCCGGGGTCGGGTTCAGCGGGATCAGGTTGACGTGCGCGAACTGGCCCAGGTGGCGATGCAGGAGCTTGCCGAGCAGATCCGCCCGCCACGGGTGATCGTTGACGTCGCGGATGAGTGCGTACTCGATGGAGACCCGGCGGCCGGTGTTGTCCGCGTAGCCACGCGCGGCGTCCAGCACCTCGGCGACCTTCCAGCGGTTGTTCACCGGAACCAGGGTGTCGCGAAGTTCGTCGTCCGGCGTGTGCAGCGACACCGCGAGGGTGACGTGCAGGTCCTCGGCGGTCATCTTCCTGATCGCGGGTGCCAGGCCGACGGTCGAGACCGTGACCGAACGCTGCGAGAGACCGAGGCCGTCCGGGGGCGGGTCGCAGATCCGGTGGACGGCGTCGATCACGCGGCGGTAATTCGCCAACGGCTCGCCCATCCCCATGAACACGACGTTGGACAACCGTCCGGGGCCGCCGGGCACGTCGCCGTCCCGCATCATCGCGGCGGCCGAACGCACCTGGTCGACGATCTCCGCTGTCGAGAGGTTGCGCTGCAGACCACCCTGGCCGGTCGCGCAGAACGGGCACGCCATTCCGCAGCCCGCCTGGCTGGAGATGCACACGGTCGCCCGGTCCGGGTACCGCATGAGGACGCTCTCCAGCATCGTCCCGTCGTGGGCCTTCCAGAGCGTCTTCCGTGTCGTGCCCTCGTCGGTGTCGAGGCCGCGCACGGACGTGAGCAGCGTGGGGAACAGCTCCTTGCCGAGCCGCTCGCGACTCGCGGCCGGGATGTCGGTCATCGAGTCGACGTCGGCGTTGAGCTTGCCGAAATACTGATGGGCCAGCTGCTTGGCTCGGAACGGCTTCTCTCCCAGCTCGCTGACCGCGTCCGCGCGCTCCTGTGCCGAGAGGTCGGCGAGATGACGCGAGGGCATGCCCTTGCGGGGGGCGTCGAAGACGAGCGGAAGCGAGGTCGCAGACATAGCGCCGCTATTCTCCCACGTCGCCGCGCATCGGAACGGCGGAGGGGCTTGGTAGTCCGCATACCCACTCAGTAGAGTTTTCGTCATGCCGAAACTCGTCGTCACGTCCAGGCGAAAACACGGTGTGGGCGCGGCGATCCTGTGTGTGATCGTCTCCGCGCTGGTGAGTTCGTGTGCGACAGGGGTCGGCGCCCCGAACGACCCGCGCAAGCACGTCGTCACCACCTTCACGGTGCTGGCCGACATGACCCGGGCCGTGGCGGGCGACACCGTGTCCGTGGAGTCGATCACGAAACCCGGCTCGGAGATCCACGAGTACCAGCCGACTCCCAGCGACCTGATGCGCGGGGCGCGTGCCGACCTGGTGCTCGACAACGGCTTCGGGTTGGAACGGTGGTTCGAGCGGTTCCTCGACCAGACCGAGTCGCCACACGTCACCCTCACCGACGGGGTCGAACCGATCTCCATCGGCGACCGTGACACTTCCGACGGCCGTGCCGTCAATCCGCACGCCTGGATGTCGCCTGCGAACGCGAAGATCTACGTCGCCAACATCCGCGATGCCCTCGTCGAGCTGGAGCCCGCCCATGCGGCGGAGTTTCACGCCAATGCGAACGCATACCTCGCCGAGCTCGACGCGATCGAACGCACGCTCGCGGCCGAACTGCGTGCCGTACCCGAGCCCCATCGCGCACTGGTCACCTGCGAGGGAGCGTTCAGCTACCTGGCACGCGACGCCGGGCTCCGCGAGGCGTACCTGTGGCCGGTGAACAGCGACCAGGAGGGCACGCCACAGCAGGTGAAGAACACCACCGCATTCGTCAGGGACAACGACGTACCGGCCGTGTTCTGCGAATCGACGGTGAATCCGCAGGCACAGCACCAGGTCGCGGAAGAAGCCGACGCCCGGTTCGCCGGGACGCTGTACGTGGACTCGTTGTCCGCCCCGGACGGCCCGGTGCCGACCTATCTGGACCTGCTGCGTCACGACACCCGCACCATCCTCGACGGACTCGGGGGAACGAACCGATGACCCTGCCTCGCACGAGTGACGAGTCCGGTTCCGGACACGGGACCGGAGTGAGCGCCCGCGGCGTGCGCGTCACCTATGGCGACACGCTCGCGCTCGACGACGTGACGGTCGACATCGACGCCGGAACGATCTGTGGACTGCTCGGCATGAACGGGTCAGGGAAGTCCACGTTGTTCAAGTCGCTCATGGGCCTGGTCACGCCGGACCGGGGCACGATCTCGCTGCTCGGCCGACGCTCGAAGCAAGCCCGCAAGGACGGCCTCGTCGCCTACGTCCCGCAGGCGGAGGCCGTGGACTGGGCGTTCCCGGTGGCCGTGGCGGACGTGGTCATGATGGGCCGCTACGGGCGACTGCGCGGCGGCAGGCGCCCACGGGCCGTCGACCGTTCGGCTGTGCGCGCGGCGTTGGACCGGGTGGGTCTCGCCGAGCTGCACGCGAACCCGATCGGCGCTCTCTCCGGCGGACAGCGCAAACGCGCGTTCGTCGCCCGCGGCCTCGCGCAGGAGGCGGAGTTGGTGTTCCTGGACGAGCCGTTCGCCGGTGTCGACACGCGATCCGAGTCGATGATCCGGGGCCTGCTGCGTGAACTACGTGACGAAGGCCGCACCGTCGTCGTCTCCACCCACGACCTCGCAGGCGTCGGCGACCTCTGCGACGAGGCGGTCCTGCTCCAGCAACGAGTCGTCGCCCACGGCCGCCCGGACGAAGTGCTCACCCCGGACACCCTGGCCAAGACCTTCGGCCTGGAAACGACAGAACCGTGACCGCCCGGAGCGAACGGCACCTTCGCCCCACATGACGAGGCGACAGTGCCGTTCGCCCCTCCGGTACCGGCAGACGGCAACCACCTGAGAAGGCACCTGACATGGCCGAGATCCTTTACTGGCTCCTCGAACCGCTGCAGTTCGGGTTCATGCAGCGCGCACTGCTCATCAGCCTGACCGCCGCCCTGGTGTGCTCCGTCCTCTCGTGCTGGGTCACCCTCATCGGGTGGTCCCTGCTCGGCGACGCGGTGAGTCACGCGGTGCTTCCGGGCGTGGTCCTCGCGTACGTGCTGGCCATCCCGTTCTCGGCGGGCGCCTTCGTCTTCGGCGCGCTGGCGGTCGCGATGATCGGAGCGATCCGCAACACCACCCGGATCAAGGGCGACGCGGCGATCGGCGTGGTCTTCACGGGGCTGTTCGCGCTGGGAGTGGTGCTGGTGTCGCGGATCCCGAGCGAGATCGACCTGCAGCACATCCTGTTCGGCAACGTCCTCGGCGTGTCGGATTCGGACATCCTGCAGGTTCTCGTCATCGGCGCCCTCACACTCGGGGTGGCGTTGTACAAGCGCCGTGATCTCACGCTCTACGCGTTCGACCCGACCCACGCGCACGCGATCGGGCTGAATCCACGCCGGATCGGGGCGTTGCTGCTCACGATGCTCGCCTTGACGGTGGTCGTGGCGCTGCAGGCGGTCGGCGTGATCCTGGTGACGGCCATGCTCATCACGCCGGGGGCCACGGCGTTGTTGGTCACGCGTCGTTTCGGGCGGATGCTCGTGGTCTCGGCCCTGTTCTCGACCCTCGGCGCGTTGGCGGGCACGTACGCGAGTTTTCACCTGGACACGGCGACCGGAGGAACGATCGTGTTGTGCCAGGCGATCCTGTTCCTCGTGGTGTATCTGGCGGCCCCGCAGCAGGGCATCGTCGCCACGGCGCTGCGAACTCGTCGTCGACGTGCTGCTGCAGCGGCCTCGTGACTGGAGCCGGCTCGCCACCGGGGTGCGTCGCGCAGCGTCCGGTCCGGAGCCCGGCGCGGGCTCGAGGTCTCCTATCGTTGAGGTCATGGAAAAGATGTCCGAGCGGCCGTCCCCCTCCGTGGAGGACTACGTCCGCACGATCTACGGGCTGACGGAACGGGGCGTCGCGGTCACGAACGCGACGCTGACCCAGCGGCTCGGACTCAGCCCGTCCTCGGTGTCCGGCATGATCAACAAGCTGGATCAGTTGGGGCTGGTCACCCACGTCCGCTACCGCAGTGTGGAACTCACCCCGGAGGGGCGCGGCCTGGCCCACAGCGTGCTGCGCAGGCACCGGCTCATCGAGCTGTTCCTGGTCGAAGAGCTGGCCTACACCTGGGACGAGGTGCACATCGAGGCGGACTCGCTCGAACACGCCGTCTCGGACGAGCTGATCGCCCACATCGCCGCGAAACTCGGCCACCCGACGCACGACCCGCACGGCGACCCCATCCCCGCCGCCGACGGCAGCGTGGAAAAGCCGCGGACGACGCTGCTCAACCAGCTGGAACCGGGCACGATCGGCACGATCGCGCGCGTGTGGGACACCGATCCGGAACTGCTGCGGTACCTCACCGATCACGACATCACTCTCGGAACCAGGATCGAGATCGTGGAACGCAAGCCGTTCGGCGGGCCGCTGGTCGTCCGGGTCGGCGATCCGTCCCGGCCGACGACCCACTTCCTCGGCGCCGAGATCACCGAAGCGCTGTCGGTGAGCGTGCGCGGGTGACGAGTCAGGACGCCCGGCGATCCGCCGCGTCGTCCACTCCCGGCTGCGCAGACGTGGGCGTCTCGCCATAGATCGCGTGCGTGACCAGGTTGCGGTGCAACTCGTCGGTCCGGTGTGCCCCGAGCACCGCAAGCAACAGGTCGAAACGGTTGTCGGTGAGCAGGACCGCCACGGCCGCGAACCCGACGAGTCCGCCGAAGACGAGAACGGACACCCACACCACGGAGGCGCCCTGTACGAGCAACATCACCGCGACCGCCAGTGCGAGGCCGGAACCGAAGGCGACGCCGCGGGCAACACTCACCTGCGTGAGCAGGGAACGGAACGCCGGGTACTGGTGGCACAGCTGACGTACCAGCCGGGCACGCTCGCGGCGGTCCATCTGCGCGACCTGGCTGAGCCCGGCGGTGATCGGTTCACCCGCGCGGATGGCCATGCTCGCTCCTGCCGCCTCGACACTGCCGATGCCCGTACCGGAATCGACGTTCCCGGTGCGTAACACCGGCCGCCCGAGAACCGATATCAGTCGATCACGTCCCGACTTCGAGAACAAGGCGTCATTCGGGCTGTTCCCTCACTGACGGGCGCGTCGCAGGGTCACGCCACTCTCGCGGGGTCTCGTGATGCACCGCCCACCGGTGAACAGCGGACACGGAAGGCCACAGTCAGCTACGTTCCGTGACATTCGTGAGGAGTCCGTGCGGCTTCTGTCGCGTCCGCACTCGATAGCCCACGTGCAGGCTCGTCCCCGCCACGCTGCGCGCAGCCCGAGCCGCGACAGCGGCCGAGAACTCGATGCCCAGTACCCGCTGCAGGCTCGCCCGATCGTCGAACCGCCACTCGGCCACCACGCTCGCGCTGTCGAACCCGTGCTGGGCGAAGAAGTCTTCGATGCGAGCCGGGTCCAGCGCAGGCACGTCCGCACGCATCCAGTCCCCGTACGGGGAAAACCCCGTGTCCAGATCAACCACCAGCAGCGTTCCGCCGGGGCGCAGGACCCGATCGACCTCACGCAGCCCGGGCTCACAACCAGGGCCGAAGAAGTACGCCGTCCGCGCGTGCACGACGTCCATGCTCTCCGACTCCACAGGCAACGCCTGCGCCGCACCGGGACGCACGTCGACGTGCTCGACGC
Coding sequences within it:
- a CDS encoding lipase family protein yields the protein MQTGPFRRVGVTLLTAAIGASFTVATASAAPALERPPFYEPPAELPAENGDIVRSEPSEYFLDPLKTVPVDANVQRMMYKSSGRGGEPIAVTGTVITPNGEWTGDGERPVVGFSAGTQGMADRCAPSRQLANGTEYEGFFIKAMLSKGYAVALTDYEGLGTPGVHTYVNREVTGNAVLDSVRAAQNLPESTLPDNGPVVLYGYSQGGGGVSSAAELAPAYAPELDLRGVAGGAVPAELGGVAENLDGGLYAAFLGYALSGLASGYDLDLEPVLNEEGEQYRQEIEDSCLLDAVPNFAFTRSADLTEDGRPLTDSLDEAPFKDAVAEQRIGNGKPEVPVLLTQSLLDDVIPFEQTKTLAADWCAQGADVQFAPNLAPTHVGGAVANFPRAFQWIDDRLAGEETSPNCGNIDQAPADPAVPYDEQAPLLPQLTDRILKP
- a CDS encoding metal ABC transporter ATP-binding protein; protein product: MTLPRTSDESGSGHGTGVSARGVRVTYGDTLALDDVTVDIDAGTICGLLGMNGSGKSTLFKSLMGLVTPDRGTISLLGRRSKQARKDGLVAYVPQAEAVDWAFPVAVADVVMMGRYGRLRGGRRPRAVDRSAVRAALDRVGLAELHANPIGALSGGQRKRAFVARGLAQEAELVFLDEPFAGVDTRSESMIRGLLRELRDEGRTVVVSTHDLAGVGDLCDEAVLLQQRVVAHGRPDEVLTPDTLAKTFGLETTEP
- a CDS encoding metal ABC transporter substrate-binding protein, translating into MPKLVVTSRRKHGVGAAILCVIVSALVSSCATGVGAPNDPRKHVVTTFTVLADMTRAVAGDTVSVESITKPGSEIHEYQPTPSDLMRGARADLVLDNGFGLERWFERFLDQTESPHVTLTDGVEPISIGDRDTSDGRAVNPHAWMSPANAKIYVANIRDALVELEPAHAAEFHANANAYLAELDAIERTLAAELRAVPEPHRALVTCEGAFSYLARDAGLREAYLWPVNSDQEGTPQQVKNTTAFVRDNDVPAVFCESTVNPQAQHQVAEEADARFAGTLYVDSLSAPDGPVPTYLDLLRHDTRTILDGLGGTNR
- a CDS encoding metal-dependent transcriptional regulator produces the protein MSERPSPSVEDYVRTIYGLTERGVAVTNATLTQRLGLSPSSVSGMINKLDQLGLVTHVRYRSVELTPEGRGLAHSVLRRHRLIELFLVEELAYTWDEVHIEADSLEHAVSDELIAHIAAKLGHPTHDPHGDPIPAADGSVEKPRTTLLNQLEPGTIGTIARVWDTDPELLRYLTDHDITLGTRIEIVERKPFGGPLVVRVGDPSRPTTHFLGAEITEALSVSVRG
- a CDS encoding metal ABC transporter permease, encoding MAEILYWLLEPLQFGFMQRALLISLTAALVCSVLSCWVTLIGWSLLGDAVSHAVLPGVVLAYVLAIPFSAGAFVFGALAVAMIGAIRNTTRIKGDAAIGVVFTGLFALGVVLVSRIPSEIDLQHILFGNVLGVSDSDILQVLVIGALTLGVALYKRRDLTLYAFDPTHAHAIGLNPRRIGALLLTMLALTVVVALQAVGVILVTAMLITPGATALLVTRRFGRMLVVSALFSTLGALAGTYASFHLDTATGGTIVLCQAILFLVVYLAAPQQGIVATALRTRRRRAAAAAS
- a CDS encoding lipase family protein, with protein sequence MRVSPPRRVGITLLAVAIGAVFATGAPSGASAAERPPFYEPPAELPVADGDVVRAEPSEFFLDPLKTVEVDANVQRVMYKSTDRTGAPIAVTGTVITPHGEWTGAGERPVVGLAPGTQGLADRCAPSIRLAAGTEYEGVTIRALLAKGYTVAITDYDGLGTPDVHTYVNREVTGNAVLDMVRAAQRLPEAGVPDDGPVGLYGYSQGGGATAAAAELAATYAPELDIEGVVAGAVPAELGNVAHHLDGGPYAGLLGFAVVGLAEGYDLDLDRYLNDEGRQYAAELKDGCVEDAVGYPFVQSESVTADGRPITDYLDEAPFRDIVAEQRIGNRTPETPVLLTHSKLDDIIPFDQGETLAADWCARGADVQFAPNLGPTHVGGLVAAFPRSVNWLQDRFAGAGSTPNCGEPAPVDPAIPYDENRPLLEQFPVQPS
- the rlmN gene encoding 23S rRNA (adenine(2503)-C(2))-methyltransferase RlmN, coding for MSATSLPLVFDAPRKGMPSRHLADLSAQERADAVSELGEKPFRAKQLAHQYFGKLNADVDSMTDIPAASRERLGKELFPTLLTSVRGLDTDEGTTRKTLWKAHDGTMLESVLMRYPDRATVCISSQAGCGMACPFCATGQGGLQRNLSTAEIVDQVRSAAAMMRDGDVPGGPGRLSNVVFMGMGEPLANYRRVIDAVHRICDPPPDGLGLSQRSVTVSTVGLAPAIRKMTAEDLHVTLAVSLHTPDDELRDTLVPVNNRWKVAEVLDAARGYADNTGRRVSIEYALIRDVNDHPWRADLLGKLLHRHLGQFAHVNLIPLNPTPGSKWDASPKPVEREFVRRVRDAGVPCTVRDTRGQEIAAACGQLAAES
- a CDS encoding class I SAM-dependent methyltransferase, with protein sequence MRRSARTGQAVEPTPSPNIWNWPEVYELENRAQDATGVLHRAVESRCDLRDRDVLDVGCGDGYHLAGLARLASSVVGVEPYAPLVTRARRRLSGLTGVEHVDVRPGAAQALPVESESMDVVHARTAYFFGPGCEPGLREVDRVLRPGGTLLVVDLDTGFSPYGDWMRADVPALDPARIEDFFAQHGFDSASVVAEWRFDDRASLQRVLGIEFSAAVAARAARSVAGTSLHVGYRVRTRQKPHGLLTNVTERS